CGCTTGATAGAGGCGATGGCGGCAGGGCTGCGAGACAGGTCCGGACGGTTCAGGACCTTCAATTCGTCCGCCGTCGTCGAGGCATGGATGTAAACCCACCGGTCTTCAGGAATGCCCAGCTGCTTCGCTTTCCCGACTGACGAGAGGATGATTGCCGCGCCCTGATTCACCTGGTCGCGCGCCACCGTCATGCGGGCATAGGGTTCGGCGACGATCCGGTTCCTTTCGGTAATCGTGGCAAGCTCCCCCGCGCTGCGCTCGACCGGAGCCGCAGCATGAGGGTTGGCCGCCGCGACCTCGGTGAACGGCGCGAAAAGTTCGCCGATTTTTGCCCTGTACGCTTGCGGCGAAAGCCCGAGGCGCGCCCGTCGCGCATTGTCCACGCAGGCATAACCGCCAATCACGCCTTTCGACCCGTGCGATTGCCACACCTTTTCGAAAATGCGTTCCGGGCCATAGCCGCGATCGTCCATCGCCCCTTCGACTTCCTCGGACCAGTCCGGCCTCTCTCCCCGTTTCAGGAGGTTGAGCACTGTCGAAATCGCCTCGGATCCGACGATGGCCGCGACATCGTATTCGCAATGGGCGATGCGTTCGGCGACTTCACCGACCATCTTCTGGTTCGCTTGCCCACCGGTAACTTCAAGGATTGCCATGTCGGGGTTCGCGCCGACTCGCTGCGCGATCGAGCGCGGCGGATTGTTCGATTTGCCGAATGGCGCAACTGCGCTCGCGTAGGAAATCTCGAACTGCCGGATCGCGACCAGCGTCTCGATCGCCTCCGCAACTTTCGTGTCGGCATGGCAATCGTCGATCGCCGCCTGCAAGGCCTTTCCGGCCAGGTCCATGTGCGAAAGCGCTTCGTAACCCTCGTCTTGCGGTCGCTCCGAGTGCTGCCCGACGCCGATGATGATCGGCGTGTTGTCTGACACGGCCACGGGTTCAGTCGACAAAATCGTCGACCCGCTCGACGATAATCGCCGGGGCCATGCCGCCCGCCGCGCACATCGTCACCAGCCCGGTCTTGAGATCGCGCCGCTCGAGCTCGTCGATGATGGTGCCGATCAGGATGGAGCCGGTCGCGCCGATCGGGTGACCCAGCGCAATCGAGCCACCATTGACGTTGACCTTGTCCCAGTCGAGCCCGAGATCGCGCACGAATTTGGCGGCGACCACTGCGAACGCTTCATTGATTTCGAACAGGTCGATGTCGTCGAGGCTCATTCCGGCCTTTTCCAGCACCTTCTTCGCCGCCGGCACAGGCGCGTTGAGCATCAGCGTCGGATCGTCGCCCATATTGGCGGTCGCGACGATCCGCGCGCGAGGTTTGAGACCGTGCTTCTGCGCGTAGGCCTTGGAAGTGACGAGCACCGCCGCCGCGCCATCGACCACGCCCGAGCTGTTCCCGGCATGGTGGAAATGCTGGATTTCGACGTCGGGATACTTCTGGTTGATCAGCCCGCGGAAGGTCGTGCCTTTCGCATCGAGCGGCACGTCAGCGATCTTGGTGAAGGCGGGTTCGAGCTGGCCCAGGCCCTCCATCGTCGTCTGCGG
The Erythrobacter sp. JK5 DNA segment above includes these coding regions:
- a CDS encoding acetyl-CoA acetyltransferase — its product is MVGEVAERIAHCEYDVAAIVGSEAISTVLNLLKRGERPDWSEEVEGAMDDRGYGPERIFEKVWQSHGSKGVIGGYACVDNARRARLGLSPQAYRAKIGELFAPFTEVAAANPHAAAPVERSAGELATITERNRIVAEPYARMTVARDQVNQGAAIILSSVGKAKQLGIPEDRWVYIHASTTADELKVLNRPDLSRSPAAIASIKRALHHSGKAMSDISCMDLYSCFAAPVFNVIDHFEIAPDDPRGLTLTGGLPFFGGAGNNYSAHAIAEAVQRVRKDRGSYALVGANGGVLSKYATGIYSTDPASWNDSVRYDRMSVPQTPEPMTDRPEGIVMVESYTWAEEKEKVISSVIVRDSMGKRALIRADAAHAPTVDLFKGGAPFGAMLSVSRDDSGRHFGRLA